Proteins encoded within one genomic window of Mycolicibacterium monacense:
- a CDS encoding PDGLE domain-containing protein, whose protein sequence is MTRLFWIACAAVTLVVAGALSYAASASPDGLDATTLRGCEVVETAEGESLTGDCIARHADEHALADSPLADYTVGGRSGTNGVAGVVGVVVTAAAGSALFWFIARGRRSRR, encoded by the coding sequence ATGACCAGGCTCTTCTGGATCGCCTGCGCCGCGGTCACCCTCGTCGTGGCCGGCGCACTGTCCTATGCCGCGAGCGCCAGCCCGGACGGACTGGACGCCACCACGCTGCGTGGCTGCGAGGTCGTCGAGACCGCCGAGGGCGAGTCGCTGACCGGGGACTGCATCGCCCGGCACGCCGACGAGCACGCGCTGGCCGATTCACCGCTGGCCGACTACACCGTGGGCGGCCGGTCCGGAACGAACGGCGTGGCGGGCGTGGTCGGTGTGGTCGTGACGGCCGCCGCCGGGTCGGCGCTGTTCTGGTTCATCGCCCGCGGCCGCCGCAGCAGGAGATAG
- a CDS encoding FadR/GntR family transcriptional regulator, whose translation MSPQPEPLPASETLLRPVRLGNAFEDTVGRLLETIRLGVLAPGESLPPERELAARLGVSRDTVREAIKSLAEAGYLVSRRGRYGGTFLAEELPRHTRAERGLTREEIDDALRLREILEVGAARTAAGRTLTSAQREDLWTRLADVREAAPEDYRRLDSRLHLAIAEAAGSPSLVPLVAENRMRLNAMLDQIPLLTRNIAHSDDQHHEIVIAILAGDVDAAERAMRAHVAGSAALLHGFLD comes from the coding sequence ATGAGTCCCCAGCCGGAACCGTTGCCCGCCAGCGAGACGCTGCTGCGCCCGGTCCGGCTCGGGAACGCCTTCGAGGACACCGTCGGCCGGCTGCTCGAGACCATCCGGCTCGGTGTGCTCGCCCCCGGTGAATCCCTGCCTCCGGAGCGGGAACTCGCCGCGCGGCTCGGGGTCAGTCGGGACACCGTCCGAGAGGCCATCAAGTCGCTGGCCGAGGCCGGGTATCTGGTGTCGCGCCGCGGCCGCTACGGCGGCACCTTCCTCGCCGAGGAACTGCCCCGGCACACGCGGGCCGAACGCGGGCTGACCCGCGAGGAGATCGACGACGCCCTGCGGCTGCGGGAGATCCTCGAGGTCGGCGCCGCCCGGACGGCGGCGGGGCGCACGCTGACCTCGGCGCAGCGCGAGGACCTGTGGACCCGGTTGGCCGATGTCCGCGAAGCGGCCCCCGAGGACTACCGCAGGCTCGACTCCCGGCTGCACCTGGCGATCGCGGAGGCGGCGGGTTCGCCGTCGCTGGTGCCGCTGGTGGCCGAGAACCGGATGCGACTCAACGCGATGCTCGACCAGATCCCGCTGCTGACCCGCAACATCGCCCACTCCGACGATCAGCACCACGAGATCGTCATCGCCATCCTCGCCGGGGACGTCGATGCGGCGGAGCGGGCGATGCGGGCGCACGTCGCGGGTTCGGCCGCGCTGCTGCACGGCTTCCTCGACTAG
- a CDS encoding energy-coupling factor ABC transporter permease, whose protein sequence is MNVDHVAMHMSDGIVNAPTSLLFGAIAVAALGFCVIRARSELDERAVPLAGLVAAFIFAVQMVNFPILPGVSGHLLGGALAAILVGPFTGALCIALVLTVQALLFADGGITALGANITNMAVIGVAAGYGTAVLLYAFVRRRARVPVTAVGVVAFVAALIGTLCAAMGFVLEYSIGGAAPASLGAVLAYMGGTHALIGVGEGVITALTVVAVARVRPDLVYLMRSTRAEVPV, encoded by the coding sequence GTGAACGTCGACCACGTCGCCATGCACATGAGCGACGGTATCGTCAACGCGCCGACGTCGCTGCTATTCGGCGCGATAGCCGTTGCCGCGCTTGGATTTTGCGTCATCCGTGCGAGATCCGAACTCGACGAGCGCGCGGTACCCCTCGCCGGCCTCGTCGCGGCGTTCATCTTCGCCGTGCAGATGGTGAACTTCCCGATCCTGCCCGGCGTCAGCGGTCACCTGCTGGGTGGGGCGCTGGCCGCGATCCTCGTCGGCCCCTTCACCGGTGCCCTGTGCATCGCGCTCGTGTTGACGGTGCAGGCGCTGCTGTTCGCCGACGGTGGGATCACCGCTCTGGGCGCCAACATCACCAACATGGCGGTGATCGGCGTGGCCGCCGGTTACGGCACCGCGGTGCTGCTCTACGCGTTCGTCCGGCGCAGGGCCCGGGTGCCGGTGACGGCCGTCGGCGTCGTCGCATTCGTCGCCGCCCTGATCGGAACTCTCTGCGCAGCAATGGGTTTCGTGCTCGAATACAGCATCGGTGGCGCGGCGCCCGCGTCGCTGGGTGCGGTGCTGGCCTACATGGGCGGCACCCACGCTCTGATCGGGGTGGGGGAGGGCGTCATCACCGCCCTCACGGTGGTGGCCGTCGCACGCGTGCGCCCGGATCTGGTGTACCTGATGCGCAGCACGCGGGCCGAGGTGCCGGTATGA
- a CDS encoding energy-coupling factor ABC transporter ATP-binding protein: MTAPAVRIERLRHVYPDGHVALAGVDLTIGVGERVAVLGPNGAGKTTLMLHLNGVLEATAGSVRIGGTTVGRRTLADIRRRVGLVFQDPDDQLFMPTVAQDVAFGPANFGVRGDELAARVRRALATVSLTAEADRSPTHLSAGQRRRAALATVLACEPEILVLDEPSANLDPVARRELAETLRAIRATMVIVTHDLPYAAQLCERAVIVDAGVVVADGPIGELLADAALLAAHRLELPWGFAMPRPS, translated from the coding sequence GTGACCGCGCCGGCGGTGCGCATCGAACGACTGCGCCATGTCTATCCCGACGGCCACGTCGCGCTCGCCGGGGTGGACCTGACCATCGGTGTCGGCGAACGGGTCGCGGTGCTCGGGCCCAACGGGGCGGGCAAGACCACGCTCATGCTGCACCTCAACGGGGTACTCGAGGCGACCGCGGGCAGCGTGCGCATCGGCGGGACCACCGTGGGGCGCCGGACACTCGCCGACATCCGCAGACGCGTCGGCCTCGTGTTCCAGGACCCCGACGACCAACTGTTCATGCCCACCGTCGCCCAGGACGTGGCGTTCGGACCCGCCAACTTCGGTGTGCGCGGGGACGAACTGGCCGCGCGGGTGCGTCGCGCGCTGGCCACCGTCTCCCTCACCGCCGAGGCCGATCGCAGCCCTACCCATCTGTCGGCCGGACAGCGCAGGCGCGCCGCGCTGGCGACCGTGCTGGCGTGCGAACCCGAGATCCTGGTGCTCGACGAACCCTCGGCCAACCTCGACCCCGTCGCGCGCCGCGAACTCGCCGAGACCCTGCGGGCCATCCGGGCCACGATGGTCATCGTCACCCACGACCTGCCCTACGCCGCTCAGCTGTGTGAGCGGGCGGTGATCGTCGACGCCGGTGTGGTGGTGGCCGACGGCCCGATCGGGGAACTGCTCGCCGACGCGGCGCTCCTGGCGGCCCACCGTCTCGAGCTGCCGTGGGGTTTCGCGATGCCGCGGCCGTCGTGA
- a CDS encoding 3-oxoacyl-ACP reductase: MMDLTQRLKGKVAVITGGASGIGLATAKRMRAEGATIVIGDIDPATGKTVADDLNGTFVQVDVSDQVAVDALFDTAAEEHGSVDIAFNNAGISPPEDDLIEVTGIDAWDRVQDINLKSVFFCCKAALRHMVPAQKGSIINTASFVAVNGSATSQISYTASKGGVLAMSRELGIQYARQGIRVNALCPGPVNTPLLQELFAKDPERAARRLVHVPMGRFAEPAELAAAVAFLASDDASFITGSTFLVDGGITGHYVTPL; encoded by the coding sequence CTGATGGATCTCACCCAACGACTCAAAGGCAAGGTCGCCGTCATCACCGGTGGCGCCAGCGGCATCGGACTCGCCACCGCCAAGCGCATGCGGGCCGAGGGCGCCACCATCGTCATCGGTGACATCGACCCGGCCACCGGTAAGACCGTCGCCGACGACCTCAACGGCACCTTCGTCCAGGTCGACGTGTCCGACCAGGTCGCCGTCGACGCGCTGTTCGACACCGCCGCCGAGGAACACGGTTCGGTGGACATCGCCTTCAACAACGCCGGCATCAGCCCGCCCGAAGACGATCTGATCGAGGTCACCGGGATCGACGCGTGGGACCGGGTGCAGGACATCAACCTGAAGTCGGTGTTCTTCTGCTGCAAGGCCGCGCTGCGCCACATGGTGCCCGCGCAGAAGGGGTCGATCATCAACACCGCGTCGTTCGTCGCTGTCAATGGGTCGGCGACCTCGCAGATCTCCTACACCGCCTCCAAGGGCGGCGTGCTCGCCATGTCCCGTGAACTCGGAATCCAGTACGCGCGACAGGGGATCCGGGTCAACGCGCTGTGCCCGGGCCCGGTGAACACCCCGCTGCTGCAGGAGTTGTTCGCCAAGGACCCCGAACGCGCGGCGCGGCGGTTGGTGCACGTGCCGATGGGGCGCTTCGCCGAACCGGCGGAGTTGGCCGCCGCGGTGGCGTTCCTGGCCAGCGACGACGCGTCGTTCATCACCGGCTCGACGTTCCTGGTCGACGGCGGTATCACCGGCCACTACGTCACGCCGCTGTAG
- the mqo gene encoding malate dehydrogenase (quinone), producing the protein MSATLSALIKLLEPNWSITLIERLDGAAAESSDPWNNAGTGHSALCELNYTPEGPGGSIDITKAVHVNEQFQVSRQFWTYAVENGVLPDVRNFINPIPHVSFVSGARNVEYLRARYDALVPNPLFATMEYIDDRDEFARRLPFMADKRDFREPVALNWSQDGTDIDFGSLSRQLIGYTAQRGMTTLFGHEVRDLDKQSDGSWSVKVVNRRTGAKRKLNAKFVFVGAGGGALPLLQKAGIEEAKGFGGFPVGGQWLRTGNPELTARHQAKVYGMPPLGAPPMSVPHLDTRVINGKSWLLFGPFAGWSPKFLKQGKVTDLPFSVKPNNLASMLGVGLTEMGLLKYLIGQLLLSEADRVETLRNFAPSARDSDWELDIAGQRVQVIRRKGKGGVLEFGTTVLAAKDGSIAGLLGASPGASTAVPAMLDVMERCFGDRYTAWLPKLKEIVPSLGTKLSDEPKLFQEIWAHGTKVLKLDHPAAGLPVAGTDTEHREPATTVTA; encoded by the coding sequence ATGAGCGCCACGCTGAGCGCCCTGATCAAGCTGCTCGAGCCCAACTGGTCGATCACCCTGATCGAGCGGCTCGACGGCGCGGCCGCCGAGAGCAGCGACCCCTGGAACAACGCCGGCACCGGGCACTCCGCGCTGTGCGAGCTCAACTACACCCCGGAGGGGCCCGGCGGGTCGATCGACATCACCAAAGCGGTGCACGTCAACGAGCAGTTCCAGGTGTCGCGACAGTTCTGGACGTACGCCGTGGAGAACGGCGTGCTGCCCGATGTGCGCAACTTCATCAACCCGATCCCGCACGTCAGCTTCGTCAGCGGTGCAAGGAACGTGGAGTACCTGCGCGCCCGTTACGACGCGTTGGTCCCCAACCCGCTGTTCGCGACGATGGAGTACATCGACGACCGCGACGAGTTCGCCCGGCGGCTGCCGTTCATGGCCGACAAACGCGATTTCCGCGAACCGGTCGCGCTGAACTGGTCCCAGGACGGCACCGACATCGATTTCGGCTCGCTGTCGCGGCAGCTGATCGGCTACACGGCCCAGCGGGGCATGACGACGCTGTTCGGTCACGAGGTCCGCGACCTGGACAAGCAGTCCGACGGCAGCTGGTCGGTCAAGGTGGTCAACCGCCGCACCGGCGCCAAGCGCAAGCTCAACGCGAAGTTCGTCTTCGTCGGCGCGGGCGGCGGCGCGCTGCCGCTGCTGCAGAAGGCCGGGATCGAGGAGGCCAAGGGCTTCGGCGGCTTCCCGGTGGGCGGGCAGTGGTTGCGCACCGGCAATCCCGAGCTCACCGCGCGCCACCAGGCCAAGGTGTACGGGATGCCGCCCCTGGGCGCGCCGCCGATGTCGGTGCCCCACCTCGACACGCGCGTCATCAACGGGAAGTCCTGGCTGCTGTTCGGTCCGTTCGCGGGCTGGTCGCCGAAGTTCCTCAAACAGGGCAAGGTCACCGATCTGCCGTTCTCGGTCAAGCCGAACAACCTGGCGTCGATGCTGGGTGTCGGGCTGACCGAGATGGGCCTGCTCAAGTACCTGATCGGCCAGCTGCTACTCAGCGAGGCCGACCGGGTGGAGACGCTGCGCAACTTCGCCCCCAGCGCACGGGACTCCGACTGGGAGCTCGACATCGCCGGTCAGCGGGTGCAGGTGATCCGCCGCAAGGGCAAGGGCGGCGTGCTGGAGTTCGGCACCACGGTCCTGGCCGCCAAGGACGGCAGCATCGCCGGCCTGCTCGGGGCGTCGCCGGGGGCGTCGACCGCCGTGCCCGCGATGCTCGATGTCATGGAGCGTTGCTTCGGCGACCGGTACACCGCCTGGCTGCCGAAGCTCAAGGAGATCGTGCCGTCGCTGGGCACCAAGCTCTCCGACGAGCCGAAGCTGTTCCAGGAGATCTGGGCGCACGGGACGAAGGTGCTCAAGCTGGACCACCCGGCCGCGGGGCTGCCGGTCGCCGGAACCGACACCGAACACCGTGAGCCCGCAACCACGGTGACCGCCTGA
- a CDS encoding aldehyde dehydrogenase family protein, whose amino-acid sequence MTSSEVINPATEEVLRTVDLLDVGGVDDAVARAKSAQRTWARLAPAERAAALRSFAAVVDAHIDELAALEVANSGHPIGSAEWEAGHVRDVLQFYSASPERLSGKQIPVAGGLDVTFNEPLGVVGVITPWNFPMTIAAWGFAPALAAGNAVVLKPAEWTPLTSIRLGELAVEAGLPADLFQVLPGRGSVVGERFVTHPDVRKIVFTGSTEVGTRVMAGAAAQVKRVTLELGGKSANIVFDDCDLEKAAATAPYGVFDNAGQDCCARSRILVQRNVYDRFMELLEPAVKGVKVGDPAARDTEMGPLVSKKHWQSVASYVSDDAPVAFRGTAPEGRGYWFAPTVLTPQRTDRTVTEEIFGPVVTVLPFDDEADAVALANDTPYGLSGSIWTENLSRAVRVSRALESGNLSVNSHSSVRYNTPFGGFKQSGLGRELGPDAPLSFTETKNVFFAVQEAP is encoded by the coding sequence GTGACCTCCAGTGAGGTGATCAACCCGGCGACCGAGGAGGTGCTGCGGACCGTCGACCTGCTCGACGTCGGCGGCGTCGACGACGCGGTGGCGCGGGCGAAGTCGGCGCAGCGCACGTGGGCACGGCTCGCGCCGGCCGAACGCGCCGCCGCGCTGCGCTCGTTCGCCGCGGTGGTCGACGCGCACATCGACGAGCTGGCCGCACTGGAGGTCGCCAACTCCGGACACCCCATCGGCAGCGCCGAGTGGGAGGCCGGCCACGTCCGCGACGTCCTGCAGTTCTATTCGGCGAGCCCGGAACGGTTGTCCGGTAAGCAGATCCCGGTGGCGGGCGGTCTGGACGTCACGTTCAACGAGCCCCTCGGCGTGGTCGGCGTGATCACCCCGTGGAACTTCCCGATGACGATCGCGGCGTGGGGTTTCGCGCCCGCGCTCGCCGCGGGCAACGCGGTGGTGCTCAAACCCGCCGAGTGGACGCCGCTGACCTCCATCCGCCTCGGTGAACTCGCGGTGGAGGCGGGCCTGCCCGCCGATCTGTTCCAGGTGCTGCCCGGGCGGGGGTCGGTGGTCGGCGAGCGCTTCGTCACCCATCCCGACGTGCGCAAGATCGTGTTCACCGGGTCCACCGAAGTGGGCACCCGGGTGATGGCCGGTGCCGCCGCACAGGTCAAGCGGGTCACGCTGGAGTTGGGCGGTAAGAGCGCCAACATCGTCTTCGACGACTGCGATCTGGAGAAGGCCGCCGCCACCGCGCCCTACGGGGTCTTCGACAACGCCGGGCAGGACTGCTGTGCGCGCAGCCGGATCCTGGTGCAGCGCAACGTCTACGACCGGTTCATGGAACTGCTCGAACCCGCCGTCAAGGGCGTCAAGGTCGGCGACCCGGCGGCGCGCGACACCGAGATGGGCCCGCTGGTGAGCAAGAAGCACTGGCAGTCGGTGGCGTCCTACGTGTCCGACGACGCGCCCGTCGCCTTCCGCGGCACCGCACCCGAGGGCCGCGGCTACTGGTTCGCGCCGACGGTGCTCACCCCGCAGCGCACCGACCGCACCGTCACCGAGGAGATCTTCGGACCCGTGGTGACGGTCCTGCCGTTCGACGACGAGGCCGATGCCGTCGCGCTCGCCAACGACACCCCCTACGGACTGTCGGGCTCCATCTGGACCGAGAATCTGTCACGGGCGGTGCGGGTCTCCCGCGCACTGGAATCGGGGAACCTGTCGGTCAATTCGCATTCCTCGGTCCGGTACAACACCCCGTTCGGCGGGTTCAAACAGTCCGGACTGGGCCGCGAACTCGGGCCCGACGCCCCGTTGTCGTTCACCGAAACCAAGAACGTGTTCTTTGCCGTGCAGGAGGCACCCTGA
- a CDS encoding alpha/beta hydrolase, whose product MGARGLSWEADVLPDYQRHTLGLGPDPDGEGDLVATLVRRGGPQPGARHAVLLVHGFTDYFFHTELADHLAARGFAFYALDLHKCGRSHRDGQTPHFTTDLARYDRELEQGLRIIGEETDGAAVLVIGHSAGGLIVSLWLDRLRRRGMTARLGVSGLVLNSPWFDLQGSAVLRSAATSAALGAVSRFGKRRIVRAPNPGGGYGATLHRDFAGEFDYNLEWKPVGGFPVTAGWIHAVRRGHARLHRGLDVGVPNLILRSDHSVREAPDPDAMQRGDAVLDVAHIARWAGCVGNRSTIAPIPDAKHDVFLSLAEPRRAAYGELDRWLDWYLGEGSNTMRRGL is encoded by the coding sequence GTGGGCGCACGGGGGCTGAGCTGGGAAGCCGACGTCCTGCCGGATTACCAGCGGCACACCCTCGGGCTCGGCCCCGATCCCGACGGGGAGGGCGACCTGGTCGCGACGCTCGTGCGGCGGGGCGGCCCGCAGCCGGGGGCCCGGCACGCCGTGTTGCTCGTGCACGGGTTCACCGACTACTTCTTCCATACCGAACTCGCCGATCACCTGGCCGCCCGGGGGTTCGCGTTCTACGCCCTGGACCTGCACAAATGCGGTCGATCACACCGGGACGGGCAGACGCCGCACTTCACCACGGACCTGGCGCGCTACGACCGCGAGCTCGAGCAGGGTCTGCGAATCATCGGGGAGGAGACCGACGGCGCCGCCGTGTTGGTGATCGGACACTCCGCCGGCGGGCTGATCGTGTCGTTGTGGCTGGACCGGTTACGGCGGCGCGGGATGACCGCGCGGCTGGGGGTCAGCGGCCTGGTGCTCAACAGCCCCTGGTTCGACCTGCAGGGGTCGGCGGTGCTGCGCTCGGCGGCCACCTCGGCCGCCCTCGGGGCGGTGTCGCGGTTCGGGAAACGCCGGATCGTGCGGGCGCCCAACCCGGGCGGCGGCTACGGCGCCACCCTGCACCGCGACTTCGCGGGCGAGTTCGACTACAACCTCGAGTGGAAGCCCGTCGGCGGGTTCCCGGTGACGGCGGGCTGGATTCACGCCGTGCGCCGCGGCCACGCCCGGCTGCACCGGGGACTGGACGTCGGTGTGCCCAACCTGATCCTGCGGTCGGACCACAGTGTGCGGGAAGCACCGGATCCGGACGCGATGCAGCGGGGTGACGCGGTGCTCGACGTCGCGCACATCGCCCGATGGGCGGGTTGTGTCGGCAACCGCAGCACCATCGCGCCGATCCCCGACGCCAAACACGACGTGTTCCTTTCACTCGCCGAGCCACGGCGGGCGGCCTACGGTGAACTGGATCGCTGGCTGGACTGGTATCTGGGTGAGGGTTCGAACACCATGCGACGGGGGTTATAA
- the mtr gene encoding mycothione reductase, with translation MAHFDIAIIGTGSGNTILDERYVDKRVAVCEQGVFGGTCLNVGCIPTKMFVYSAGIAQNVGDSARFGIDARIDGVRWSDIVSRVFGRIDPLATGGEHYRRATPNVEVFASHTRFADVLRDGRYRLRTEDGDEFTADQVVIAAGSRATVPPAISDCGVQYHTSDTIMRLPELPEHIIIAGGGYVAAEFAHIFSSLGSRVTIVIRGTAMLAHADDTVCERFTDIAGKKWEIRSRRNIIGGSTDESGVTLNLDDGSALHGDVLLVATGRVPNGDRLDAHLAGVAVEDGLVRVDEYQRTTARNVFALGDVCSPYQLKHVANHEARVVKNNLLVDWDDTDALMPANHSNVPSAVFTEPQIACVGLTENEARARGHRIRTKVQDYGDVAYGWAMEDTEAFAKLIVDDDTGLLLGAHIMGHQASSIIQPLVQAMAFGLPAQDMARGQYWIHPALPEVVENALLALCGEPPWPPARRH, from the coding sequence ATGGCGCACTTCGATATCGCGATCATCGGAACGGGGTCGGGCAACACGATTCTCGACGAGCGCTACGTCGACAAGCGGGTCGCCGTCTGCGAGCAGGGCGTCTTCGGCGGCACCTGTCTCAACGTCGGCTGCATCCCGACGAAGATGTTCGTCTACTCGGCCGGCATCGCCCAGAACGTCGGGGACTCAGCGCGTTTCGGCATCGACGCCCGGATCGACGGGGTCCGCTGGAGCGACATCGTGTCGCGGGTGTTCGGCCGGATCGACCCGTTGGCCACCGGCGGCGAGCACTACCGGCGTGCCACGCCCAACGTCGAGGTGTTCGCCAGCCACACCCGCTTCGCCGATGTGCTGCGCGACGGCCGGTACCGGTTACGCACCGAGGACGGTGACGAGTTCACCGCCGACCAGGTCGTGATCGCCGCCGGGTCGCGGGCGACGGTGCCGCCGGCGATCTCCGACTGCGGCGTGCAGTACCACACCAGTGACACGATCATGCGGTTGCCGGAACTGCCCGAGCACATCATCATCGCCGGCGGTGGGTATGTCGCCGCGGAGTTCGCCCACATCTTCTCGTCGCTGGGCTCGCGGGTGACGATCGTCATCCGCGGCACGGCCATGCTCGCCCACGCCGACGACACGGTCTGCGAGCGCTTTACCGACATCGCAGGCAAGAAGTGGGAGATCCGCAGCCGCCGCAACATCATCGGTGGCTCCACCGACGAGTCGGGCGTCACCCTCAACCTCGACGACGGGTCCGCGCTGCACGGGGACGTGCTACTGGTCGCCACCGGCCGGGTGCCCAACGGGGACCGCCTCGATGCGCACCTGGCGGGCGTGGCGGTCGAGGACGGTCTGGTGCGCGTCGACGAATACCAGCGGACCACCGCGCGCAACGTCTTCGCATTGGGCGACGTCTGCTCGCCGTATCAGCTCAAGCATGTCGCGAATCACGAAGCGCGGGTGGTCAAGAACAATCTGCTCGTCGACTGGGACGACACCGATGCGCTGATGCCGGCCAACCACAGCAACGTGCCGTCGGCGGTGTTCACCGAACCGCAGATCGCCTGCGTCGGGCTCACCGAGAACGAGGCGCGCGCACGGGGCCACCGGATCAGGACCAAGGTCCAGGACTACGGCGACGTGGCCTACGGGTGGGCGATGGAGGACACCGAGGCGTTCGCGAAACTCATCGTCGATGACGACACCGGGCTGCTGCTCGGTGCGCACATCATGGGCCACCAGGCGTCGTCGATCATCCAGCCCCTCGTCCAGGCCATGGCGTTCGGGCTGCCCGCCCAGGACATGGCGCGCGGCCAGTACTGGATTCACCCCGCGCTGCCCGAGGTGGTGGAGAACGCGCTGCTGGCCCTCTGCGGTGAGCCGCCGTGGCCACCGGCACGGCGGCACTGA
- a CDS encoding gamma-glutamyl-gamma-aminobutyrate hydrolase family protein has translation MTTYLQQAQTGVWDVHASFLPAIYFQGVNLAGGVAVLLPPQPVDSGAAARVLDGLDGLILTGGKDVDPARYGQTPRPTTDEPDRIRDAWEFALLDEALRRGVPVLGICRGAQILNVALGGTLHQHLPDVIGHTHHQKGNAVFGTSAVWTEPGTRLADLIGATSDAQCYHHQAIDRVGDGLIVSARDDDGVIEAVELDRERHPDRWVVAVQWHPEERLDDLRLFAAVVAAANRYAMERVRT, from the coding sequence ATGACCACCTACCTGCAGCAGGCCCAGACCGGAGTCTGGGACGTCCACGCGAGCTTCCTGCCAGCGATCTACTTCCAGGGTGTCAACCTCGCCGGTGGCGTCGCGGTACTGCTGCCCCCGCAGCCGGTCGACTCCGGCGCGGCGGCCCGCGTTCTCGACGGACTCGACGGCTTGATCCTCACCGGCGGGAAGGACGTCGACCCCGCCCGCTACGGACAGACGCCCCGCCCCACCACCGACGAACCCGACCGCATCCGCGACGCGTGGGAGTTCGCTCTGCTCGACGAGGCGCTGCGGCGCGGTGTGCCGGTGCTCGGAATCTGCCGCGGCGCACAGATTCTCAACGTCGCGCTGGGCGGTACGCTGCACCAGCACCTGCCCGACGTGATCGGCCACACCCACCACCAGAAGGGCAACGCGGTGTTCGGCACCTCGGCGGTGTGGACCGAACCCGGCACCCGGCTGGCGGATCTGATCGGCGCGACCTCGGATGCGCAGTGTTACCACCACCAGGCGATCGACCGGGTCGGCGACGGCCTGATCGTCAGCGCCCGTGACGACGACGGGGTGATCGAGGCGGTCGAACTCGACCGCGAGCGGCATCCCGACCGGTGGGTGGTGGCGGTGCAGTGGCACCCAGAAGAGCGGCTCGACGATCTGCGGTTGTTCGCCGCGGTGGTGGCGGCCGCGAACCGATACGCGATGGAAAGGGTACGGACGTGA
- the cbiQ gene encoding cobalt ECF transporter T component CbiQ, with translation MGAGAHPLYRHADSAVHRMPAETKIVCLVAFVLAVVAAPRELVWPYVVFGVIVVAVWWAARIPPRWALPRMLIEAPFVVLAVLLPFAEGGERIDVAGVSLSVTGLHAAWGIVAKGTLGVAAALTVAATTPAAELPAALSRLRVPAVMTSVLVLMIRYVDLLVAEAGRMRIARISRGDSPRALHQAGAVAKGVGALFLRSYERGERVHLAMLSRGFDGRAPDLAAVGAPPRARTGQWAVALLPAAAAVVVATAAWAVR, from the coding sequence GTGGGTGCGGGCGCGCATCCGCTCTACCGGCACGCAGACTCTGCCGTGCACCGGATGCCGGCCGAGACGAAGATCGTCTGCCTGGTGGCATTCGTGCTCGCCGTCGTCGCCGCGCCGCGGGAACTGGTGTGGCCGTATGTGGTTTTCGGCGTGATCGTCGTCGCGGTGTGGTGGGCCGCGCGCATCCCGCCGCGCTGGGCGCTGCCCCGCATGCTGATCGAGGCGCCGTTCGTGGTGCTTGCGGTGCTGCTTCCATTCGCCGAGGGCGGTGAGCGGATCGACGTTGCCGGCGTGTCGCTTTCGGTCACCGGGCTGCACGCCGCCTGGGGCATCGTCGCCAAGGGCACGCTCGGCGTCGCGGCCGCGCTGACCGTCGCCGCGACCACCCCGGCAGCCGAATTGCCCGCGGCCCTGAGCCGGTTGAGGGTCCCGGCCGTCATGACCTCGGTGCTCGTGCTGATGATCCGCTACGTCGACCTGCTGGTCGCCGAGGCGGGCCGCATGCGGATCGCCCGGATCTCACGCGGCGATTCGCCCCGCGCGCTGCACCAGGCCGGCGCCGTCGCCAAGGGCGTCGGTGCGCTGTTCCTGCGGTCCTACGAACGCGGTGAACGCGTCCATCTGGCGATGCTGTCGAGGGGTTTCGACGGTCGCGCACCGGATCTGGCCGCCGTCGGGGCGCCGCCGCGAGCGCGGACGGGGCAGTGGGCGGTGGCGCTGCTGCCCGCCGCGGCCGCCGTCGTGGTGGCGACGGCGGCGTGGGCGGTGCGGTGA
- a CDS encoding ArsR/SmtB family transcription factor: MSAVEQPGDHSQVERATSALADVDTSGWTQRFDLLSDPHRLEILLSLHRAPGICVSDLAAALGRSENAVSQALRVLRQQGWVSSTRVGRAVSYRLDDEVVHDLLHWIGARHG; encoded by the coding sequence TTGTCAGCAGTGGAGCAACCCGGTGATCACAGTCAGGTCGAGCGGGCGACCTCGGCGCTGGCCGATGTCGACACCTCGGGCTGGACGCAGCGCTTCGATCTGCTGTCCGATCCGCACCGGCTGGAGATCCTGCTCAGCCTGCACCGCGCGCCCGGCATCTGCGTCAGCGATCTCGCCGCGGCGCTCGGCCGCTCGGAGAACGCGGTGTCGCAGGCGCTGCGGGTGCTGCGCCAGCAGGGCTGGGTGAGCTCGACACGCGTGGGCCGGGCGGTCAGCTACCGCCTCGACGACGAGGTCGTGCACGACCTGCTGCACTGGATCGGCGCCCGGCACGGCTGA